One Yoonia sp. BS5-3 genomic window carries:
- the aspS gene encoding aspartate--tRNA ligase, with protein MHAYRSHTCADLTAANVGDTVRLSGWVNRVRDHGGILFIDLRDHYGITQVLCDPDSAAFADVEKVRSEWCIRIDGEVKARDPELVNPKLPTGEVEVFIRGIEVLGAAKELPLMVFGDQEYPEETRLKYRYLDLRREAMQNNMKLRSDVVAAMRRRMWDSGFREYQTPIITASSPEGARDFLVPSRLHPGKFYALPQAPQQFKQLIMVSGYDKYFQIAPCFRDEDPRADRSPTDFYQLDMEMSFVEQQDVFDTIQPVIAGIFEEFGGGRKVDQTWEQISYRDAALWYGSDKPDLRNPIKMQVVSDHFRGSGFAIFAKLLEQEGTEVRAIPAPTGGSRKFCDRMNSFAQKEGLPGMGYIFWREKTADAVAQELGISVKEAQAKLKSGEVAGGMEAAGPLAKNIGPERTEAIRQQLGLGLGDAAFFLGGKPKAFEPVAGRARNVIGEELGLTDLNRFAFAWIVDFPIYEQDEETGKIDFEHNPFSMPQGGMEALQGDPLKVLGYQYDLACNGYELVSGAIRNHRPEIMFKAFEIAGYGEDEVNKRFGGMVNAFQYGAPPHGGCAAGIDRIVMLLADASNIREVIMFPMNQRAEDLMMDAPSEPQNEQLRELRLRVLPPEN; from the coding sequence ATGCACGCCTATCGCAGCCATACCTGTGCCGATCTGACCGCCGCCAATGTCGGCGATACTGTCCGTTTGTCCGGCTGGGTCAATCGCGTGCGCGATCACGGCGGCATTTTGTTTATCGATTTGCGTGATCATTACGGGATTACGCAGGTACTGTGCGATCCGGATTCGGCGGCTTTTGCGGATGTGGAAAAGGTCCGGTCTGAATGGTGTATCCGCATCGATGGCGAGGTGAAGGCGCGGGACCCGGAACTGGTGAACCCCAAACTGCCCACCGGCGAGGTTGAGGTTTTCATTCGCGGAATTGAAGTTTTGGGTGCGGCCAAGGAACTGCCGCTGATGGTGTTCGGGGATCAGGAATACCCGGAGGAAACCCGCCTGAAGTACCGCTATCTGGACCTGCGTCGCGAGGCGATGCAGAACAACATGAAGCTGCGTTCGGACGTGGTGGCAGCCATGCGCCGCCGCATGTGGGACAGCGGGTTCCGCGAATATCAGACCCCCATTATTACGGCGTCTTCGCCGGAGGGCGCGCGCGATTTCTTGGTCCCGTCACGCCTGCACCCGGGTAAGTTCTATGCCTTGCCCCAGGCCCCGCAGCAGTTCAAGCAGCTGATCATGGTGTCTGGTTACGACAAATACTTCCAGATTGCCCCCTGTTTCCGCGATGAAGATCCGCGTGCTGACAGGTCGCCCACGGATTTTTATCAGCTGGACATGGAGATGTCCTTTGTTGAGCAGCAGGATGTATTTGACACGATCCAGCCGGTCATAGCCGGGATTTTCGAAGAGTTCGGCGGCGGTCGCAAGGTTGACCAGACGTGGGAGCAAATTTCCTATCGCGATGCCGCACTTTGGTACGGCTCTGACAAGCCGGACCTGCGCAACCCTATTAAAATGCAAGTGGTCTCTGACCACTTCCGCGGTTCTGGCTTTGCGATTTTCGCAAAGCTGTTGGAGCAAGAGGGCACCGAGGTGCGCGCCATTCCCGCCCCAACCGGTGGATCACGCAAATTTTGTGACCGGATGAACAGTTTTGCGCAAAAAGAAGGGTTGCCCGGCATGGGCTATATCTTCTGGCGTGAAAAGACCGCTGATGCGGTCGCCCAAGAGCTGGGTATTTCCGTGAAAGAGGCTCAGGCCAAGTTGAAATCTGGCGAGGTCGCAGGTGGCATGGAAGCCGCCGGTCCGCTGGCCAAGAACATTGGCCCCGAGCGTACCGAAGCCATTCGCCAGCAGCTGGGTCTGGGTCTGGGTGATGCGGCGTTTTTCCTGGGCGGCAAGCCGAAGGCCTTTGAACCTGTGGCGGGCCGTGCCCGGAATGTGATTGGCGAGGAATTGGGTCTGACCGATCTGAACCGCTTTGCCTTTGCCTGGATCGTGGATTTCCCGATTTACGAGCAGGATGAGGAAACCGGCAAGATCGATTTTGAACACAACCCGTTCTCCATGCCCCAAGGTGGGATGGAGGCCCTGCAAGGCGATCCGCTGAAGGTCCTTGGTTACCAGTATGATCTGGCCTGTAACGGGTATGAGCTGGTGTCGGGCGCCATTCGGAACCACCGCCCCGAGATCATGTTCAAGGCCTTTGAAATTGCCGGTTACGGCGAAGATGAGGTGAACAAGCGCTTTGGCGGCATGGTCAATGCGTTCCAATATGGCGCGCCGCCTCATGGTGGCTGTGCTGCGGGTATTGATCGGATCGTGATGTTGCTGGCCGATGCGTCGAATATTCGCGAGGTCATCATGTTCCCGATGAACCAACGTGCGGAAGATTTGATGATGGACGCCCCGTCAGAGCCGCAAAATGAACAATTGCGCGAGCTGCGCTTGCGCGTGTTGCCGCCCGAAAACTGA